The following DNA comes from Nocardioides sp. JQ2195.
GAACTTGCTGCCGTGGCAGGGGCACTCGATCGCGTGGTCCACCTTGGTGACCAGGCAGTGTGCGTGCGTGCAGACAGCGGAGAAGGCCTTGAACTCCCCGCTGGTGGGCTGGGTGACCACCACGTTCCCGACGATGACCCCACCACCGACCGGAACCTCATCGGTGGTGGTCAGCTCAGTGCCTGCCTTCGGGGGTGCGTGCTTCTGCTCGTCGGGGCCACAGGCAGCGACGAGGGGTACGCCGACACCGACGACGCCGGCAGCGGCCAGCAGGTGACGACGACGCAGGCAGGGCTGCTCCACAGGGTTCTCCTTCATGACCTGATGATGTCCCGGCCGGCACGTCGGACGGGCTGCTCGGGCA
Coding sequences within:
- a CDS encoding Rieske (2Fe-2S) protein, with amino-acid sequence MKENPVEQPCLRRRHLLAAAGVVGVGVPLVAACGPDEQKHAPPKAGTELTTTDEVPVGGGVIVGNVVVTQPTSGEFKAFSAVCTHAHCLVTKVDHAIECPCHGSKFALVDGSVEQGPAGDPLPQVDIVVDAKTISTA